A window from Kovacikia minuta CCNUW1 encodes these proteins:
- the folD gene encoding bifunctional methylenetetrahydrofolate dehydrogenase/methenyltetrahydrofolate cyclohydrolase FolD produces the protein MSSIAQLLDGKTLAQTVQAELTEQVQSLQAQIGRPPGLAVLMVGDNPASAAYVRNKERACTNVGIASFGKHFPSATTQKELEQVIDSLNQDDRVDGILVQLPLPNHLDAVALLNRIHPDKDADGLHPVNMGRLMRGETGLRSCTPAGVMRLLQEYKVEPKGKQAVVIGRSILVGKPMALMLLEADATVTIAHSRTPDLGAIARSADILVAAVGRPYLITGEMVKPGAVVVDVGMNRIIDYEGKSRLVGDVDFDSVQQVASLITPVPGGVGPMTVAMLLHNTVQSCRLSFEV, from the coding sequence ATGTCTTCAATCGCCCAATTGCTCGATGGCAAAACCCTGGCTCAAACCGTTCAAGCAGAGCTAACAGAACAGGTTCAATCATTGCAAGCGCAAATCGGTCGCCCACCGGGTCTGGCGGTGCTGATGGTAGGGGATAATCCTGCCAGTGCTGCCTACGTGCGGAATAAGGAACGGGCTTGTACGAATGTTGGCATTGCTTCTTTTGGTAAGCATTTTCCTTCCGCAACGACCCAAAAGGAACTGGAACAGGTCATTGACTCGCTCAACCAGGACGATCGGGTAGATGGCATCCTGGTACAACTGCCCCTTCCCAACCACCTGGATGCGGTTGCCCTATTGAACCGAATTCACCCGGATAAGGATGCGGACGGACTTCACCCTGTCAATATGGGGCGACTGATGCGGGGCGAAACAGGTTTACGAAGTTGCACCCCTGCGGGGGTCATGCGCCTATTACAGGAATACAAAGTTGAGCCGAAAGGAAAACAGGCCGTTGTCATTGGTCGTAGCATTCTGGTTGGTAAACCAATGGCGCTGATGCTGCTAGAGGCAGATGCAACCGTGACGATCGCCCATTCTAGAACACCTGACCTGGGGGCGATCGCCCGTAGTGCCGATATCCTGGTTGCAGCAGTCGGTCGCCCCTATCTGATTACAGGGGAAATGGTCAAACCGGGAGCGGTCGTCGTCGATGTCGGCATGAACCGAATCATCGACTATGAGGGAAAATCTCGCCTGGTCGGGGATGTGGACTTCGATTCGGTGCAGCAGGTTGCCTCGTTGATCACCCCTGTTCCTGGTGGGGTTGGCCCCATGACCGTTGCCATGCTGCTACATAACACCGTCCAGAGCTGCCGACTAAGTTTTGAGGTTTGA
- the crtE gene encoding geranylgeranyl diphosphate synthase CrtE produces MVFTDEVQASQQDSRFDLLAYLAERQTLVEAALDRSLPVIYPQKIYEAMRYSLLAGGKRLRPILCLATSELAGGTLEMAMPTACALEMIHTMSLIHDDLPAMDNDDYRRGKLTNHKVFGEDIAILAGDGLLAYAFEHVAVESKQVPADRLLRIVAILGRAVGAAGLVGGQVVDLESEGKTDVSLETLNFIHNHKTAALLEASVISGAILAGAAECDVQRLSRYAKNIGLAFQIVDDILDITATQEELGKTAGKDLQAQKATYPSIWGLEESRHQAQSLIKDAKAELAEFGAPARPLMAIADFITARSH; encoded by the coding sequence ATGGTATTTACGGACGAAGTGCAAGCGTCCCAGCAAGACTCTCGCTTTGATTTGCTGGCTTATCTGGCAGAACGTCAGACTTTGGTGGAAGCTGCGCTAGACCGATCGCTGCCGGTCATCTATCCCCAGAAGATCTATGAAGCAATGCGCTACTCGCTGCTGGCGGGCGGTAAGCGCCTGCGTCCCATCCTCTGTCTGGCAACCTCTGAGCTGGCGGGTGGCACCCTGGAAATGGCAATGCCAACCGCCTGTGCGCTGGAAATGATCCACACCATGTCGCTGATCCACGATGATCTGCCAGCGATGGATAACGATGACTACCGACGGGGTAAGCTGACCAACCATAAAGTTTTTGGAGAAGATATTGCAATTTTGGCGGGTGATGGATTGCTGGCTTACGCCTTTGAGCATGTCGCGGTGGAATCCAAGCAGGTGCCAGCAGATCGCCTCCTGCGAATTGTGGCAATCCTGGGGCGGGCAGTGGGGGCTGCCGGACTGGTTGGAGGGCAAGTTGTTGATCTGGAGTCGGAAGGAAAAACGGATGTTTCCCTGGAAACGTTAAATTTTATCCACAATCACAAGACAGCAGCATTATTAGAAGCATCGGTAATTTCAGGCGCAATTTTGGCAGGAGCCGCCGAGTGTGATGTGCAACGGCTTTCCCGGTATGCCAAAAATATTGGGCTGGCGTTTCAAATTGTGGATGATATTCTGGACATCACCGCGACCCAGGAAGAACTGGGCAAAACCGCCGGTAAAGACCTTCAGGCACAGAAAGCAACTTACCCCAGCATTTGGGGTTTGGAGGAATCTAGACATCAGGCTCAGTCTTTGATTAAAGATGCGAAGGCGGAGCTGGCAGAATTTGGAGCACCTGCCCGCCCCTTGATGGCGATCGCAGATTTTATTACAGCAAGAAGCCACTAG
- a CDS encoding divergent PAP2 family protein, with amino-acid sequence MQDFGDIINNRVLLVALVACVTAQALKLVVDLGKNRKVNTRVLVETGGMPSAPFSIGHGTGNRSGANDRLVNS; translated from the coding sequence ATGCAGGATTTTGGCGACATCATCAACAACCGGGTGTTACTGGTTGCACTTGTGGCTTGTGTGACAGCTCAAGCGTTGAAGCTCGTGGTTGATCTTGGCAAAAATCGGAAGGTCAATACACGGGTGCTGGTGGAAACAGGGGGAATGCCCAGTGCCCCATTCAGCATTGGTCACGGCACTGGCAACAGGAGTGGGGCAAACGATCGGCTGGTCAACTCCTGA
- a CDS encoding divergent PAP2 family protein: MPHSALVTALATGVGQTIGWSTPEFAIAFVFAIIVMYDAAGVRQAAGKQARILNQIIDEFFQEDSQFNEDRLKELLGHTPFQVIVGSILGIVISWIAEFSY, from the coding sequence GTGCCCCATTCAGCATTGGTCACGGCACTGGCAACAGGAGTGGGGCAAACGATCGGCTGGTCAACTCCTGAGTTTGCGATCGCCTTTGTCTTTGCCATTATCGTCATGTATGATGCGGCGGGTGTGCGGCAGGCAGCAGGCAAACAAGCCCGCATATTGAACCAGATCATTGACGAGTTTTTTCAGGAAGACAGCCAGTTCAACGAAGATCGGCTAAAAGAACTTTTGGGGCATACCCCTTTCCAGGTGATTGTCGGTTCCATTTTGGGAATTGTAATTTCCTGGATTGCGGAGTTTTCCTATTGA
- a CDS encoding protein-tyrosine phosphatase family protein, with translation MYKFAAASENEPLVFGSAQPRYSDQQVNQWIEFMQNQDIKRVCCLLTEFQLIRYTNLLEVYRQTFGIDRVCWAPIHDFQLVRLNMLMGQVLPFLVAADQSHEKVVVHCSGGVGRTGQILAAWLVARRGFSNEAAISAVKRTGRNPYEAVIVAPFKGLNPWKVAAELNTLLDKCRCSQESCTK, from the coding sequence ATGTACAAGTTTGCAGCGGCTTCAGAGAACGAACCCCTCGTGTTTGGCTCTGCTCAACCGAGATATAGCGATCAGCAAGTTAATCAATGGATTGAGTTCATGCAAAATCAAGACATCAAGCGTGTCTGTTGCTTGCTGACTGAGTTTCAACTGATTCGCTACACAAATTTGCTTGAAGTTTACCGACAGACTTTCGGGATTGACCGGGTTTGTTGGGCACCCATCCACGATTTTCAGCTTGTCAGACTGAATATGCTAATGGGTCAGGTTCTGCCATTCCTGGTTGCTGCTGACCAGAGCCATGAGAAAGTAGTCGTACATTGCTCTGGCGGCGTTGGGCGCACTGGGCAAATTTTAGCGGCTTGGCTTGTAGCTAGACGAGGATTCTCGAACGAAGCCGCGATCTCCGCTGTTAAACGAACCGGGAGGAACCCTTATGAGGCAGTCATTGTAGCCCCCTTCAAAGGTCTAAATCCCTGGAAAGTGGCTGCTGAACTCAATACGCTACTGGACAAGTGCAGGTGTAGCCAGGAATCCTGTACAAAATGA
- a CDS encoding AI-2E family transporter — protein MNHLFTPLQQVLVTWALLLVTGWMSLNALSYFSELISILVTAGLIAFLLNYPVAKLHHLMPRGLAAGLVYLLAGIAVGLIGVTIAPPVLSQAQQLITNLPELIASGQQQLVELQNWSQTHQLKFAVPLLQQQILTQLQEQAEKIATGGVGLLLGTFNWVVDLILILVISFYLLLDGERLWRAGTSFFSPPIRDFLTDSFRRNLQRFFSGQLLLGLFMAITLSLVFWWLKVPFFLVFALFIGFMEVIPFIGATLGIVTVGILVVFIDWWLAVEVVGAAIAVQQIKDNLLAPRILGNLTGLSPAIVLPALLLGARVGGLLGVILAIPLTGMMKTIAELLMDPTLPPQTGSFFVNPLNLDAPDPTLECIIDPESCKEEPVDSEVIVDYRF, from the coding sequence ATGAATCATCTGTTTACGCCTCTGCAACAGGTTTTAGTGACCTGGGCGTTACTTCTAGTCACAGGTTGGATGTCGTTGAATGCACTGAGCTACTTCAGCGAACTAATCAGTATCCTGGTCACGGCAGGGCTGATTGCCTTCTTGTTAAATTACCCGGTGGCAAAACTGCATCATCTCATGCCTCGCGGATTGGCAGCAGGCTTGGTTTACCTGCTCGCTGGGATTGCGGTCGGGTTGATTGGGGTCACGATCGCCCCTCCCGTTCTTTCCCAGGCACAACAGTTGATTACTAACCTGCCCGAACTGATTGCCTCCGGACAGCAACAACTGGTTGAGTTGCAAAATTGGAGCCAGACCCACCAACTTAAGTTTGCTGTGCCCCTTTTGCAACAGCAAATTCTGACGCAGCTTCAGGAACAGGCAGAAAAAATTGCCACTGGAGGGGTGGGGTTGCTGCTAGGAACCTTTAACTGGGTGGTGGATCTGATTCTGATTTTGGTGATCTCGTTCTATCTCCTGTTAGACGGGGAGAGGCTATGGCGGGCAGGAACCAGCTTCTTCTCGCCACCCATTCGAGATTTTCTGACCGATTCTTTTCGGCGTAACTTGCAGCGGTTTTTCTCCGGTCAACTGCTGCTAGGACTGTTTATGGCCATTACTTTATCCCTAGTCTTCTGGTGGTTAAAGGTGCCATTCTTTCTGGTCTTTGCCCTATTTATTGGTTTCATGGAAGTGATTCCATTCATTGGGGCTACTCTCGGCATCGTCACGGTTGGCATTTTGGTGGTGTTTATTGATTGGTGGCTGGCGGTAGAGGTTGTGGGAGCCGCGATCGCCGTTCAACAAATCAAAGATAATTTGCTGGCTCCCCGAATTTTGGGTAACTTAACCGGGCTGAGTCCGGCGATCGTTCTGCCTGCGTTGTTGCTGGGAGCGAGGGTGGGAGGGTTACTGGGCGTTATCCTGGCAATTCCATTGACAGGCATGATGAAAACCATTGCAGAATTATTGATGGACCCCACCCTACCACCCCAAACGGGTTCGTTTTTTGTCAATCCCCTGAATCTGGATGCACCTGATCCAACGCTTGAGTGTATTATCGATCCGGAGTCCTGTAAGGAAGAACCCGTTGATAGCGAAGTAATTGTAGATTACAGATTTTAG